The Micromonospora krabiensis genome window below encodes:
- a CDS encoding TetR/AcrR family transcriptional regulator, with protein sequence MTGTRGYHHGDLPRALLDAAVEVIAESGPAALSLRDLARRAGVSHAAPAHHFGDKAGLLTALAVQGFDLLADALRGAEDLLSAGVAYVDFAVGHRAHFDVMFRPDLYRSDGPEVRAARERAGAALRAGVAGLANRDGGPADPGRDALAAWSIVHGFATLWIAGALPPRVGDDPREAARIVIRRLFE encoded by the coding sequence ATGACCGGAACGCGTGGCTACCATCACGGCGACCTGCCCCGTGCCCTGCTCGACGCCGCGGTGGAGGTGATCGCCGAGTCGGGGCCGGCCGCCCTCAGCCTGCGCGACCTGGCCCGCCGGGCCGGCGTCTCGCACGCGGCACCCGCACACCACTTCGGAGACAAGGCCGGTCTGCTCACGGCCCTCGCGGTGCAGGGCTTCGACCTGCTGGCAGACGCCCTACGCGGAGCGGAGGACCTGCTCAGCGCCGGCGTGGCGTACGTCGACTTCGCCGTCGGACACCGCGCCCACTTCGACGTGATGTTCCGGCCCGACCTCTACCGGTCGGACGGCCCCGAGGTGCGGGCGGCCCGGGAGCGGGCCGGCGCGGCGCTGCGCGCCGGGGTGGCCGGTCTCGCCAACCGCGACGGCGGGCCCGCCGACCCCGGGCGGGACGCCCTCGCCGCCTGGTCGATCGTGCACGGCTTCGCGACGCTGTGGATCGCCGGCGCGCTGCCGCCGCGGGTGGGAGACGACCCCCGGGAGGCGGCCCGGATCGTCATCCGCCGCCTCTTCG
- a CDS encoding DoxX family protein, with protein sequence MAPLIALVVGTALARLAGLAGADPLDAWPPALRVGLALMFVVTGVAHFVEPRRSGLVAMVPPALPRPDLLVTVTGALEIAGAVALLVPATARWAAAGLGLLMLAMFPANVSAARRRLTLAGRPVTPLARRTALQLVFVAAAAVISFGP encoded by the coding sequence ATGGCTCCGCTGATCGCGTTGGTCGTCGGCACCGCACTCGCCCGACTCGCCGGGCTGGCCGGCGCCGACCCGCTCGACGCCTGGCCGCCGGCACTGCGCGTCGGCCTGGCCCTGATGTTCGTCGTGACCGGCGTCGCGCACTTCGTCGAACCCCGGCGCAGCGGGTTGGTCGCCATGGTGCCGCCGGCCCTGCCGCGACCCGACCTACTGGTCACCGTCACCGGCGCGCTGGAGATCGCCGGCGCGGTGGCACTGCTCGTCCCGGCGACCGCCCGGTGGGCGGCGGCCGGGCTGGGCCTGTTGATGCTCGCCATGTTCCCGGCGAACGTCTCGGCCGCCCGACGGCGTCTCACCCTGGCCGGCCGACCGGTGACCCCGCTGGCGCGGCGTACGGCACTGCAGTTGGTGTTCGTCGCCGCCGCTGCCGTCATTTCGTTTGGCCCCTGA
- a CDS encoding MarR family winged helix-turn-helix transcriptional regulator, translated as MSLFTLDDVPLGRLLVTAGHLVSQRWNRVLAERFGLTQAGMVTLMTLAHHGALPHREVAQRCYVRPATLTGIVDTLERDGLVERQRDENDRRSVRLAITPAGRERIAALGAMIRSGRPLTSVDADPAKAAVIREFLLEVIGSGEDPRMTESHREPGEPPC; from the coding sequence GTGAGCCTGTTCACCCTCGACGACGTGCCCCTCGGCCGACTGCTGGTCACCGCCGGCCACCTCGTCAGTCAACGCTGGAACCGCGTCCTGGCCGAGAGGTTCGGCCTCACCCAGGCCGGCATGGTCACCCTCATGACCCTCGCCCACCACGGTGCCCTGCCGCACCGCGAGGTGGCGCAACGCTGCTACGTCCGACCGGCGACCCTCACCGGCATCGTCGACACCCTCGAACGGGACGGGCTGGTCGAGCGGCAACGCGACGAGAACGACCGACGCAGTGTCCGGCTCGCCATCACCCCGGCCGGCCGGGAACGGATCGCGGCGCTCGGCGCCATGATCCGCTCCGGCCGGCCGCTCACCTCGGTCGACGCCGACCCCGCGAAGGCGGCCGTGATCCGGGAGTTCCTGCTGGAGGTCATCGGTAGTGGAGAGGACCCGCGCATGACCGAATCCCACCGCGAGCCAGGAGAGCCGCCGTGCTGA
- a CDS encoding ABC transporter ATP-binding protein has product MLIRLLRHHLHPYSRPLAAIVLLQFVGTMASLYLPSLNADIIDQGVARGDTDYIVRTGGWMLVVSLVQIVCSIAAVYLGARTAMGFGRDARARIFAHVNSFSAREVARFGAPSLITRSTNDVQQVQMLVLMSCTMLVAAPIMSVGGVVMALREDLGLSWLMLVCVPVLAVALSLVIRRMVPGFRLMQTRIDTVNRVLREQITGIRVVRAFVREPYETDRFGVANADLTATALRTGRLLALIFPLVMLVLNVSSVAVLWFGAQRVDSGAIQVGALTAFLQYLMQILMAVMMATFMLMMVPRAAVCAERIVEVLDTDSSVVPAAGAVSEVPTRAELELRGVRFQYPGASAPVLRDVSFRVTPGTTTAVIGSTGAGKTTLLSLIPRLVDVTAGAVLVDGVDVRDLAPDELWRRIGLVPQRPYLFTGTIASNLRYGNPDATDSELWSALEIAQAADFVAQMPGGLDAPIAQGGTNVSGGQRQRLAIARALVRQPEIYLFDDSFSALDLGTDARLRAALRPVTADAAVVIVAQRVSTIVDADQIVVLEDGAVVGMGRHEELLDSCPTYAEIVASQQTTEVPA; this is encoded by the coding sequence GTGCTGATCCGGCTGCTCCGACACCACCTGCACCCGTACTCGCGGCCGCTGGCCGCGATCGTGCTGCTCCAGTTCGTGGGCACGATGGCGTCGCTCTACCTGCCCAGCCTCAACGCCGACATCATCGACCAGGGCGTGGCCCGCGGCGACACCGACTACATCGTGCGGACCGGCGGCTGGATGCTGGTGGTCAGCCTGGTGCAGATCGTCTGCTCGATCGCGGCGGTCTACCTCGGCGCGCGGACGGCGATGGGCTTCGGTCGGGACGCCCGGGCGCGGATCTTCGCGCACGTGAACAGCTTCTCCGCGCGGGAGGTGGCGCGCTTCGGCGCCCCGTCGCTGATCACCCGCAGCACGAACGACGTGCAGCAGGTGCAGATGCTCGTGCTGATGAGCTGCACCATGCTGGTGGCCGCCCCGATCATGAGCGTCGGCGGAGTCGTGATGGCGCTCCGTGAGGATCTCGGGCTCTCCTGGCTGATGCTGGTCTGCGTACCGGTGCTGGCGGTGGCCCTGAGCCTCGTCATCCGTCGGATGGTGCCCGGCTTCCGGCTCATGCAGACCCGCATCGACACCGTCAACCGGGTGCTGCGCGAGCAGATCACCGGCATCCGGGTGGTGCGCGCCTTCGTGCGGGAGCCGTACGAGACGGACCGCTTCGGCGTCGCCAACGCGGACCTGACCGCCACCGCGCTGCGAACCGGGCGACTGCTCGCGCTGATCTTCCCGCTGGTGATGCTGGTGCTCAACGTCTCCAGCGTCGCGGTGCTCTGGTTCGGCGCGCAGCGCGTCGACTCCGGGGCCATCCAGGTCGGGGCGCTGACCGCGTTCCTCCAGTACCTGATGCAGATCCTGATGGCCGTCATGATGGCCACCTTCATGCTGATGATGGTCCCCCGGGCGGCGGTCTGCGCCGAGCGGATCGTCGAGGTGCTCGACACCGACTCCTCGGTGGTGCCGGCCGCCGGCGCGGTCAGCGAGGTCCCGACCCGGGCCGAGCTGGAGCTGCGTGGGGTGCGCTTCCAGTACCCGGGTGCCTCCGCCCCCGTGCTGCGGGACGTCTCGTTCCGTGTCACGCCGGGCACGACCACGGCCGTCATCGGCAGCACCGGCGCCGGCAAGACCACCCTGCTGTCGCTGATCCCGCGCCTGGTCGACGTCACCGCCGGCGCGGTCCTCGTCGACGGTGTGGACGTACGCGACCTCGCGCCGGACGAGCTGTGGCGCCGCATCGGCCTGGTGCCGCAGCGGCCGTACCTGTTCACCGGCACGATCGCGAGCAACCTGCGCTACGGCAACCCCGACGCGACCGACAGCGAGCTCTGGTCCGCGCTGGAGATCGCCCAGGCCGCCGACTTCGTCGCCCAGATGCCCGGCGGCCTCGATGCCCCGATCGCGCAGGGCGGCACCAACGTGTCCGGCGGCCAGCGTCAGCGCCTGGCGATCGCGCGGGCCCTGGTCCGCCAGCCGGAGATCTACCTCTTCGACGACTCCTTCTCGGCTCTCGACCTCGGCACGGACGCCCGCCTGCGGGCGGCGCTGCGGCCGGTGACCGCCGACGCGGCCGTGGTGATCGTCGCCCAGCGGGTCTCCACGATCGTCGACGCCGACCAGATCGTGGTGCTGGAGGACGGGGCGGTCGTCGGAATGGGACGGCACGAGGAACTACTGGACAGCTGCCCGACGTACGCGGAGATCGTCGCCTCGCAGCAGACGACGGAGGTGCCGGCATGA
- a CDS encoding ABC transporter ATP-binding protein, with amino-acid sequence MSERTSPVPEQKPAGDARTPGRLPAAGRRGGGGPPWMGAGMPAERSMNFGPSARRLLRRLSPHRLHLALIITLAVVSVGFSVAGPKILGHATDLIFTGVIGRQLPAGTTTDQAVAAARAAGNDAFADMLARMDPVPGAGIDFGALGRVLLLALALYLAASVLMWWQGWLLNGVVQRTVLRLRADVEEKLNRLPLPYFDKQPRGELLSRVTNDIDNISTSLQQTLSQLLTSLLTVVGVLGAMFWISPLLALVALVAVPLSVVVTQRIAKRSQKQFIAQWTHTGQLNGQIEEAFTGHELVKVFGRQREVEAAFTAKNEELFRASFGAQFISGIIMPSMMFIGNLSYVAIAVVGGLRVASGSMSLGDVQAFIQYSRQFTQPLTQVASMANLLQSGVASAERVFAVLDAEEQTPDPATPARVTDPRGRVEFEHVSFRYEPDKPLIDDLSLVAEPGHTVAIVGPTGAGKTTLVNLIMRFYELDAGRITLDGVDITTMRRDDLRGRIGMVLQDTWLFGGTIRDNIAYGRPDATEEEILAAARATFVDRFVRSLPDGYDTVIDEEGSNVSAGEKQLITIARAFLAEPSLLILDEATSSVDTRTEVLLQRAMAALRSDRTSFVIAHRLSTIRDADLILMMEDGRIVEQGTHEQLLAARGAYHRLYRSQFSQALTDEPDDGAPRPPVPAQGALSS; translated from the coding sequence ATGAGCGAGCGGACTTCTCCCGTACCCGAGCAGAAGCCGGCCGGGGACGCACGGACGCCGGGCCGGCTGCCCGCCGCCGGCCGGCGCGGCGGCGGCGGTCCTCCGTGGATGGGCGCCGGGATGCCCGCCGAACGGTCCATGAACTTCGGGCCGTCGGCCCGGCGGCTGCTGCGCCGGCTCAGCCCGCACCGGCTCCACCTGGCGCTGATCATCACGCTGGCGGTGGTGAGCGTCGGGTTCAGCGTCGCCGGCCCGAAGATCCTGGGTCACGCCACCGACCTGATCTTCACCGGCGTGATCGGCCGGCAACTGCCGGCGGGGACCACGACCGACCAGGCCGTCGCGGCGGCCCGGGCCGCCGGCAACGACGCCTTCGCGGACATGCTCGCCCGGATGGACCCGGTGCCCGGGGCGGGCATCGACTTCGGCGCGCTGGGCCGCGTGCTGCTGCTGGCGCTCGCCCTCTACCTGGCCGCGAGCGTGCTGATGTGGTGGCAGGGCTGGCTGCTCAACGGCGTCGTGCAGCGCACCGTGCTGCGGCTGCGCGCCGACGTGGAGGAGAAGCTGAACCGACTGCCGCTGCCGTACTTCGACAAGCAGCCCCGGGGTGAGCTGCTGAGCCGGGTCACCAACGACATCGACAACATCTCCACGAGCCTCCAGCAGACGCTGAGTCAGCTGCTCACCTCGCTGCTCACCGTCGTCGGGGTGCTCGGCGCGATGTTCTGGATCTCGCCCCTGCTGGCGCTGGTGGCGCTGGTCGCGGTGCCACTGTCGGTGGTGGTCACCCAGCGGATCGCCAAGCGGTCGCAGAAGCAGTTCATCGCGCAGTGGACGCACACCGGCCAGCTCAACGGCCAGATCGAGGAGGCGTTCACCGGCCACGAGCTGGTGAAGGTCTTCGGGCGGCAGCGCGAGGTGGAGGCGGCCTTCACCGCGAAGAACGAGGAGCTGTTCCGGGCCAGCTTCGGCGCCCAGTTCATCTCCGGGATCATCATGCCGTCGATGATGTTCATCGGGAACCTGAGCTACGTGGCGATCGCCGTGGTCGGCGGCCTGCGGGTCGCCTCCGGGTCGATGAGCCTCGGCGACGTGCAGGCGTTCATCCAGTACTCCCGGCAGTTCACCCAGCCCCTGACCCAGGTCGCCTCGATGGCCAACCTGCTCCAGTCCGGGGTGGCCTCGGCCGAGCGGGTCTTCGCGGTCCTCGACGCCGAGGAGCAGACCCCGGACCCGGCGACACCGGCGCGGGTGACCGACCCGCGCGGTCGCGTCGAGTTCGAGCACGTGTCGTTCCGGTACGAGCCGGACAAGCCGCTGATCGACGACCTGTCGCTGGTCGCCGAGCCGGGCCACACCGTGGCGATCGTCGGGCCGACCGGCGCCGGCAAGACCACCCTGGTCAACCTGATCATGCGGTTCTACGAGCTGGACGCCGGCCGGATCACGCTCGACGGGGTGGACATCACCACGATGCGCCGCGACGACCTGCGCGGACGCATCGGCATGGTGCTCCAGGACACCTGGCTGTTCGGCGGCACGATCCGCGACAACATCGCGTACGGGCGCCCCGACGCGACCGAGGAGGAGATCCTCGCCGCGGCGCGGGCGACCTTCGTGGACCGGTTCGTCCGCAGCCTCCCCGACGGCTACGACACGGTCATCGACGAGGAGGGCAGCAACGTCAGCGCGGGCGAGAAGCAGCTCATCACGATCGCCCGGGCGTTCCTCGCCGAACCGTCGCTGCTGATCCTGGACGAGGCGACCAGCTCGGTCGACACACGTACGGAGGTGCTGCTCCAGCGGGCCATGGCAGCCCTGCGGTCCGACCGGACGAGCTTCGTCATCGCGCACCGGCTCTCCACGATCCGGGACGCCGACCTGATCCTCATGATGGAGGACGGCCGGATCGTCGAGCAGGGCACGCACGAGCAGCTGCTCGCCGCGCGGGGCGCGTACCACCGGCTGTACCGGTCGCAGTTCAGCCAGGCCCTCACCGACGAGCCCGACGACGGCGCTCCCCGGCCGCCGGTGCCGGCGCAGGGGGCGCTGTCGTCGTGA
- the thrS gene encoding threonine--tRNA ligase, with protein MIDHRRLGRELDLFVSDPLAGAGLPIWLPAGAAARHAVEEYLRELERRAGYQHVYSPPLGKRELFERSGHLGYFADDMFPPMRLSADDEFLLRPALCPHHALVFRARGRSYRELPLRIAELGGMYRPERSGVLGGLSRVRAISLNDAHTFCAVEQVGDEVAEVLRLIRAAHAALGVRPAGFRLSLRGPAQRYVGDDAQWARAEELLRDALGGSAYVEAPGDAAFYGPKIDVQIVDAAGRESTLATVQLDFDKPERFDLSYTDRDGARRRPVMVHRSLVGSMERLFAYLIEVHQGAFPAWYAPVQLAVLPVDEGQADAAADLAGRGEAAGLRVEVHAAGSLGARVRDAARRRVPYVAVIGAREAADGRVALRLRDGRGLAPMAVDAALSLVTDVVAARSADLLPGSAPVVAGA; from the coding sequence ATGATCGACCACCGCAGGCTCGGCCGGGAGCTGGACCTGTTCGTCTCCGACCCCCTCGCGGGCGCCGGGCTGCCGATCTGGCTGCCGGCCGGCGCGGCCGCCCGGCACGCCGTCGAGGAGTACCTCCGGGAGTTGGAGCGCCGAGCCGGCTACCAGCACGTCTACTCGCCGCCGCTGGGCAAACGGGAACTCTTCGAGCGCTCCGGCCACCTCGGCTACTTCGCCGACGACATGTTCCCGCCGATGCGGCTGAGCGCCGACGACGAGTTCCTGCTCCGGCCGGCGCTCTGCCCGCACCACGCCCTGGTGTTCCGCGCCCGGGGCCGCTCCTACCGTGAGCTGCCGCTGCGCATCGCCGAGCTGGGCGGGATGTATCGGCCGGAGCGGTCCGGGGTGCTCGGTGGGCTGTCCCGGGTGCGGGCCATCTCGCTCAACGACGCGCACACCTTCTGCGCCGTGGAGCAGGTCGGCGACGAGGTCGCCGAGGTTCTCCGGCTGATCCGCGCGGCGCACGCCGCGCTCGGCGTCCGCCCGGCGGGGTTCCGGCTGTCGCTGCGCGGGCCGGCGCAGCGGTACGTGGGCGACGACGCCCAGTGGGCTCGCGCCGAGGAGTTGCTGCGCGACGCGCTGGGCGGCTCGGCGTACGTCGAGGCGCCCGGCGACGCGGCCTTCTACGGCCCGAAGATCGACGTGCAGATCGTCGACGCCGCCGGTCGGGAGTCGACCCTCGCCACCGTCCAGCTCGACTTCGACAAGCCGGAGCGCTTCGACCTGTCGTACACCGACCGGGACGGCGCGCGGCGGCGGCCGGTGATGGTGCACCGCAGCCTGGTCGGCAGCATGGAGCGGCTGTTCGCGTACCTGATCGAGGTGCACCAGGGCGCGTTCCCCGCCTGGTACGCGCCGGTGCAGCTGGCCGTGCTGCCGGTGGACGAGGGGCAGGCCGACGCCGCGGCCGACCTCGCCGGGCGGGGCGAGGCGGCCGGGCTGCGGGTCGAGGTGCACGCCGCCGGGTCGCTGGGCGCCCGGGTCCGGGACGCGGCCCGGCGCCGGGTGCCGTACGTCGCGGTGATCGGCGCCCGGGAGGCGGCCGACGGGCGGGTGGCCCTGCGGCTGCGGGACGGCCGCGGGCTGGCGCCCATGGCCGTCGACGCCGCGCTGAGCCTGGTCACCGACGTGGTGGCCGCCCGCTCCGCCGACCTGCTGCCCGGTTCCGCGCCGGTGGTCGCCGGCGCCTGA
- a CDS encoding DedA family protein, translating into MPELLTDVASPTWAYLLLLGLLVADAFIPVIPTQAIMITSGALTVYGGLDLPVTIAVGALGVLAGDLACYLLGRCAPDRRAPRHATPSRTRRVAGRVTQGLRRPGPLVILLCRFVPGGRMAACFSAGRSRYPYRLFLLYETVAALGWATYGALVGHLGGTALTESAWRLALIAAVAATGFAAAGWAITLIGARHARAEVPVDEAPPAVPQEPLRG; encoded by the coding sequence GTGCCCGAACTACTCACTGACGTCGCATCGCCGACGTGGGCGTACCTGCTGCTGCTCGGCCTCCTCGTGGCGGACGCCTTCATCCCGGTGATCCCCACCCAGGCCATCATGATCACCAGCGGTGCGCTCACCGTGTACGGCGGGCTCGACCTGCCGGTGACCATCGCCGTCGGCGCCCTCGGCGTCCTCGCCGGTGATCTCGCCTGCTACCTGCTCGGCCGGTGCGCACCGGACCGCCGGGCGCCCCGGCACGCCACCCCGAGCCGGACCCGCCGGGTCGCCGGCCGGGTCACCCAGGGCCTACGCCGACCCGGCCCCCTGGTGATCCTGCTGTGCCGCTTCGTGCCCGGTGGCCGGATGGCGGCCTGCTTCTCGGCCGGCCGCAGCCGCTACCCGTACCGACTCTTCCTGCTCTACGAGACGGTCGCCGCGCTGGGCTGGGCCACCTACGGGGCGCTGGTCGGGCACCTGGGTGGGACCGCGCTGACCGAGTCGGCCTGGCGGCTCGCGCTGATCGCCGCCGTGGCGGCGACCGGGTTCGCCGCGGCCGGCTGGGCGATCACCCTCATCGGCGCCCGCCACGCCCGCGCCGAGGTCCCGGTCGACGAGGCGCCCCCGGCGGTGCCGCAGGAGCCGCTGCGCGGCTGA
- a CDS encoding DUF998 domain-containing protein, translating into MPGTRSAGLLALGGIAIAALLAVIGHVEVNENLSPWSLTVSDFAVSDRGGVIDVAMVVLALATAVLLSGLRRAAPPGRAAGAGGRLTDVLLGSWVAGLLLAAVVPTNDPGTPMTTAAYVHRYASVVAFLALPVAGWLLARRGDLAPAGRWLRGLVLVSVVLAVAMVWSAYPGDRLLIGLIERALILSEVALIAVVAGTVARTRRAADGRADHAVVVPDVRGEASRTVHHNRMIDVTRAEVTPARGA; encoded by the coding sequence ATGCCTGGAACCCGGAGCGCCGGCCTGCTGGCCCTCGGCGGCATCGCCATCGCGGCGCTGCTCGCCGTGATCGGTCACGTCGAGGTGAACGAGAACCTGTCCCCCTGGTCGCTGACCGTCAGCGACTTCGCCGTCTCCGACCGCGGCGGCGTCATCGACGTCGCGATGGTGGTGCTCGCCCTCGCCACCGCGGTCCTGCTCTCCGGTCTGCGGCGCGCCGCCCCGCCCGGGCGGGCGGCCGGCGCCGGCGGCCGGCTGACCGACGTGCTGCTCGGGTCCTGGGTGGCCGGGTTGCTGCTGGCCGCGGTCGTCCCCACCAACGATCCCGGTACGCCGATGACGACCGCCGCGTACGTGCACCGGTACGCGTCGGTCGTCGCCTTCCTGGCGCTCCCGGTCGCCGGCTGGCTGCTCGCCCGCCGGGGTGACCTGGCCCCGGCCGGCCGATGGCTGCGCGGCCTGGTCCTGGTCAGCGTGGTCCTCGCGGTGGCGATGGTGTGGTCCGCGTACCCGGGGGACCGCCTGCTCATCGGCCTGATCGAGCGCGCGCTCATCCTCAGTGAGGTGGCCCTGATCGCCGTGGTGGCCGGCACGGTCGCACGGACCCGCCGCGCCGCCGACGGCCGGGCCGATCATGCGGTTGTGGTGCCTGACGTAAGGGGCGAAGCATCCCGAACCGTCCACCACAACCGCATGATCGACGTGACACGCGCGGAGGTCACTCCAGCTCGTGGAGCATGA
- a CDS encoding NAD(P)H-quinone dehydrogenase, whose amino-acid sequence MSRIVIIGGGPAGYEAALVAAQLDADVTVVEAEGAGGACVLSDCVPSKTFIASSEVVTGYRDTEEFGVHSDGLEAVTVDARAVHERVKRLALAQSADIHAKLLKAGVTFVAGSARLGEDTLGHTHRVVVTPAEGGSDYTIDASTVLVATGATPRQLPTAVPDGERILTWRQVYDLPELPEHLIVVGSGVTGAEFASAYLAMGVDVTLVSSRDRVMPHEDADAASAIERVFRTRGMSILNNSRADAVRRTDTGVEVELSDGRKVYGSHALIAVGSIPNTADLGLAEYGVELARGGYVTVDRVSRTNVPGIYAAGDCTGVLPLASVAAMQGRIAMWHALGEAVRPLRLRTVAANVFTDPELATVGVSQDEVDAGKVPARQVMLPLSGNARAKMDDLADGFVKLFCRPASGQVIGGVVVAPKASELILPITMAVENNLTVNELAQTITIYPSLSGSITEAARQLMLHELE is encoded by the coding sequence GTGAGCCGGATCGTGATCATCGGCGGAGGGCCGGCCGGCTACGAGGCGGCATTGGTCGCCGCGCAGCTGGACGCTGATGTGACCGTCGTGGAGGCCGAGGGTGCCGGCGGGGCGTGCGTGCTGTCCGACTGCGTACCGTCGAAGACCTTCATCGCCAGTTCCGAGGTGGTGACCGGCTACCGGGACACCGAGGAGTTCGGGGTGCACTCGGACGGGCTGGAGGCGGTCACCGTGGACGCCCGGGCGGTCCACGAGCGGGTCAAGCGGCTCGCGTTGGCCCAGTCGGCCGACATCCACGCGAAGCTGCTGAAGGCCGGCGTCACCTTCGTGGCCGGCAGCGCCCGGCTCGGCGAGGACACCCTCGGTCACACCCACCGGGTCGTCGTCACTCCCGCCGAGGGCGGCTCCGACTACACCATCGACGCGTCGACGGTGCTGGTCGCGACCGGCGCCACCCCGCGCCAGTTGCCCACCGCCGTGCCCGACGGGGAGCGCATCCTGACCTGGCGTCAGGTGTACGACCTGCCGGAGCTGCCCGAGCACCTGATCGTCGTGGGCTCCGGTGTGACCGGCGCCGAGTTCGCCAGCGCCTACCTGGCGATGGGGGTCGACGTCACCCTGGTCTCCAGCCGGGACCGGGTGATGCCGCACGAGGACGCCGACGCGGCCTCCGCGATCGAGCGGGTGTTCCGCACCCGGGGGATGAGCATCCTCAACAACTCCCGGGCCGACGCGGTCCGCCGCACCGACACCGGCGTCGAGGTGGAGCTCTCCGACGGCCGCAAGGTGTACGGCTCGCACGCGCTGATCGCCGTCGGGTCGATCCCCAACACGGCGGACCTGGGACTGGCCGAGTACGGCGTCGAGCTGGCCCGGGGCGGCTACGTCACCGTCGACCGGGTGTCCCGCACCAACGTGCCCGGCATCTACGCCGCCGGTGACTGCACGGGGGTGCTGCCGCTGGCCAGCGTCGCCGCGATGCAGGGCCGGATCGCGATGTGGCACGCGCTCGGCGAGGCGGTCCGCCCGCTGCGGCTGCGGACCGTCGCGGCGAACGTGTTCACCGACCCGGAGCTGGCCACCGTGGGCGTCTCGCAGGACGAGGTCGACGCCGGCAAGGTCCCCGCCCGGCAGGTGATGCTGCCGCTGTCCGGCAACGCCCGCGCGAAGATGGACGACCTCGCCGACGGCTTCGTGAAGCTGTTCTGCCGGCCGGCGAGCGGGCAGGTGATCGGCGGTGTGGTGGTCGCCCCGAAGGCCAGCGAGCTGATCCTGCCGATCACGATGGCGGTGGAGAACAACCTCACCGTCAACGAGCTGGCTCAGACGATCACCATCTACCCGAGCCTCTCCGGGTCGATCACCGAGGCCGCCCGTCAGCTCATGCTCCACGAGCTGGAGTGA
- a CDS encoding gamma-glutamylcyclotransferase: protein MRLHAAYGSNLDPARMRAYCPRSPMVGTGWLEGWRLTFAGEDVIGWEGAVSTVVESPGDRVFVALYDIHPVDAAQLDEIEGVNAGTYRRLTVRVSTLDGDVTAWVYVFDGYEGGLPTSWYLSEIVTAAEKAGAPDDYVTELRSRPTGTASA, encoded by the coding sequence GTGCGTCTTCACGCCGCCTACGGCTCAAACCTGGACCCCGCACGGATGCGCGCTTACTGCCCGCGTTCGCCGATGGTGGGCACCGGGTGGCTGGAGGGCTGGCGGCTCACCTTCGCCGGCGAGGACGTGATCGGCTGGGAAGGCGCGGTCAGCACCGTCGTCGAGTCCCCCGGCGACCGGGTGTTCGTGGCGCTCTACGACATCCACCCCGTCGACGCCGCCCAGCTCGACGAGATCGAGGGCGTGAACGCCGGCACGTACCGGCGGCTCACCGTCCGCGTGTCGACCCTCGACGGGGACGTCACGGCGTGGGTCTACGTCTTCGACGGCTACGAGGGCGGTCTGCCGACGTCGTGGTACCTGTCGGAGATCGTCACGGCGGCCGAGAAGGCGGGCGCTCCCGACGACTACGTCACCGAGCTGCGGTCCCGCCCCACCGGCACCGCCTCGGCGTAG